In the Arachis ipaensis cultivar K30076 chromosome B04, Araip1.1, whole genome shotgun sequence genome, CTGTGTTAGAATAATAAGTATCAAATCTGGGTCAAACCATACCTAAGAGTCCTTTGATAAATGGGCCACCATTTATAATGAGCTAATACCAGCCTGGACTATTAGGATCCTCATAACCATTAAGAGATTAAGAAGCTAGTTTCAAGACTCAGACTAGATTCAGCGAAAATTGATTGCTACATAAATAGCTACAAGCTTTATTACAAAGGAGATATAGAACTAATCGCTTGCAAATTTTGGTCATGGAGAAGAATATCCCCATCATATTGGGTAAGTTAGAGAGAATAATCTCcccattttttttatatgtgatAGAACATTTACCAGTTCACCTGCCTTACGAAGCAAGAAGATGtagagtgtaacaccctaccatacagagtcttatgcttaagtcataattcagagatggcaaggtattacgacctctaaaacaaaaatttagtacgtatagtagtatgaataattgattatagctaggagcctttgtagaaaaaggggttatggtggctagccattgctactacccagggaaatcctcatctccaatggtggaagtgcaaaccttcacaattcaatcaacagcatatatgcatttatacttggccataaacatggctccgccgtaacacggcaataatctagccatccagctcacagttaaatccataaccagccaattcattaacaataacggcctttcggcccatggcataacaagcacttccgccgccattctccgcatctcacataatcatctatgatcctcaatgatcattcatttttccccttgcttcactcgcaagttaccatattcactagccctttttctcatgctaggcatatcataatgatttaagacataagtggtgagatcggaggcttagacgtatgaaatttggcttttaaaactcaaaaatcaactttaggatgaaaacagggccacgcgtacgcgcactccacgcgcacgcgtggatgatgctttcTCGAAAAACAGCgcatacgcgccaagtgcgcctacgcgcgaggggtcattctgctaaaaattttctaagttaaaagctgcagaattcacagattcaacccccaatcttccgacggtcataactctctcattttaaatcatttttcacccgttcttcgaacggcatggacataccggatctaatttcatttctaaacagatttggcacaaatcaaagaTCCATAgtccaaaaaccatattttcattcaaaaccacaaagtgccattttcaaaacaagccacttttaactcttcaaaatcaatcaaaacatgccaatttcaacccttctctttgaaatcattcgaaatgtaccaaaatcaacaacaagccatcctcaactcacacattgacatttttcCAAAATTNNNNNNNNNNNNNNNNNNNNNNNNNNNNNNNNNNNNNNNNNNNNNNNNNNNNNNNNNNNNNNNNNNNNNNNNNNNNNNNNNNNNNNNNNNNNNNNNNNNNNNNNNNNNNNNNNNNNNNNNNNNNNNNNNNNNNNNNNNNNNNNNNNNNNNNNNNNNNNNNNNNNNNNNNNNNNNNNNNNNNNNNNNNNNNNNNNNNNttgtgaggagagagagtgctgaaaactagggttttggtttagtttagttgggccaagggcccactttgggtccggttggactggtttggcccgtttggtccaatcttggtccgatttctataaaattggtaccgaaattctcgtctcaatctcctctatcacatttagccataaaaataacatttttggctttctagaataaattctcatttatgggttaattagcccttaattaaccgggtcttacattctacccacctaattgggaattttgcccacaaaattcaaattcaaattcaattacctgagaataagtgcggataatccgttcgcatctccgactcaagttcccaagtgtgttcctcaacaccgcctcgactccaagccactttgactaatgaaacctcttttccacgcaaccgtttgatactagtatcatcaattctgactggagccactggaagcgccaaatcttcccttaactgaaccgattcgggttctaacacatggctagcatcaggggtgtacttccgaagctgcgacacgtgaaacacgtcgtgcatgttcgaaagatgaggtggtagagccacgcGATATGCCACCggcccaatcctctccaggatctgaaatgaagctctcctcgcactcaggagtccaaacaaacggagtgtctttgcgagTTAACTTTGTCAATGGCAAGGCTAATcgcgaaaagcctttgatgaacctttgGTAATtgccagctaaacccagaaaactccttatctcagttactgtggttggtttcctccaatccatcacagcttccaccttagttggatctacagctattccctgcttactcaccacgtgacccaaaaactttacctcactcttccaaaactcacacttagacagtttcgcatagagtttcttctcctttaaaatctgcaacacggtccgcaagtgtttcgcatgctcttcttcagtcttggagtaaatcagtatgtcgtcaatgaagacaacaacgaatttatccagaaacggacggaatactctattcatgtaatccataaacactgcaggagcattcgtcaacccaaatctagccatccggctcacggttaaatccataaccagccaattcattaacaataatggcccttcggcccatggcataacaagtaCTTCCGCCGCCATTCTccacatctcacataatcatctatgatcctcaatgatcattcattttttcccttgcttcactcgcaagttaccatattcactagccctttttctcatgctaggcatatcataatgatttaagacataagtggtgagatcggaggcttagacgTATGAAATTTgacttttaaaactcaaaaatcaactttaggatgaaaacagggccatgcgtacgcgcactccacgcgcacgcgtggatgatgctttctcgaagaacagcgcatacgcgccaagtgcgcctacgcgcgaggggtcattctgctaaaaattttctaagttaaaagctgcagaattcacagattcaacccccaatcttccgatggTCATAattctctcattttaaatcatttttcacccgttcttcaaacggcatggacataccggatccaattttatttctaaacagatttggcacaaatcaaagatctgtagtccaagttatatcccatcaaagtatgcccaaaaaccatattttcattcaaaatcacaaagtgccattttcaaaacaagccacttttaACTCTTTtcttgggccaagggcccactttgggtccggttggaccggtttggcccgtttggtccaatcttggtccgatttctataaaattggtaccgaaattctcgtctcaatctcctctatcacatttagccataaaaataacatttttggctttctagaataaattctcatttataggttaattagccgttaattaaccgggtcttacatagAGCAGTCCAATTTAGATGGATGTATCCCTTTAAAATGATGATAGGATCATTCAAGCAAACTTTGAAAAACAAAATTTGTGTGGAGAGATCTATATGTGAGGCATTTTTAGTTGAAAagacttttgcatttcattcctTCTTTGAGTCTCATATTGAAACACAGAGAATTAGAATTAGAAGGATCGGTGACAAGAGAAAATTCTCGTCGAGTGGACCAACAAACCCGATCTTTGTTTAGAAAGGAATTGCACTGGGCGCGAGGAGTGAATACTGGTTAGACCAAAAAGAAGTCAAAGCAAGTAGTGGGCTATAGATCTGCAAAGACACAGGTAGTGGTCATTCTGATTGGTATGGTGTGTTGCACAACATAATCCAACTATAATATTTTTGTCACGCTAAATATAGATCGATCATTAGGTCTCCAATTGCAGAGCCCTCATGGCTTTCAACATCTACTTGCCACATTACCTTTTCTAGTATATTTAGATCTTCATGATTCAACCCATCATTACTGTCTGTCTTCAAGTGGCACGTTTAGATTAACCATCAATCTTCTAATGTTCCTTCTCACTGCCCCAACTGAATGAGTGTCATCACCAACTTTTGAAAAATTCTCTACACACAGATCAACTAGAAAAACAAACAATTCTAAAAATACAGATTCTAAAAAAATAATTGTGCTAATCTTTGATTAATTTTATATCATCATCATCAGTAATTGATACCTATGGTAAACAAATAAGAATAACGCTATCAAACAATTCAACACAATAAAATTACTAATTAGatgatatttattaaaataataccttttataataaaaagtatcaattatttttattggatatctagtaaatttttttcatctttttttgtGTTGTTGCCaataacaattaaaataaaactacttAGTAATATCAATAGACATCTCACATCTAGTGGTATGTCAATAAATATGAATTGAGCATaactaaataaaacaaatttattataatctaataatatttttctattataataataaattattaacaaTGGCGATCAAAAcaatttacaaataaaaaaaaaagtgataaatAGAGGTGAAAGAGGTAAAAAAAAGTGAATTTATATAGTGTGGTGTAAATAAATTTATCTCATACTCGCTGTATTTATATAGTATTgtgattttattataatttactTAACGTCTAGATAAAGTAAGAAAAGTGGAATGCAGTTTGCCTAATGTCTAAGCAAACCAACGAATGACATGCCGTTGCCTAATGTTTGAAATGAGTAAAATGTTATGCAGTTCGCTTAGGCATCAGGTGAATCTTAGTAAATAatactcttttaatttcttttaggaagttttctttttcatttattatAGAAAAAAATCCCATTCTTTGTCCTTTCACGCATGTACTTTGCCTTTGAATAGATACCACCAGGTGCAAAGCCACAAAGGCAGCATCATTCTGCATATGATGTGACTACGAATAAAATCACCTACCTTCCTGAAAACACGTCACTCCATCAAGATTATCACCTTTGGTTTGAGATCACATACCACACACATCACGTGATGCATCCACAATGTTGCGATTGTTTGCTTTTTCCGAATCACATATTTCGACCAAACGTATATAATTGCACAAAATCCTCATTTGATAaagtaataatattttaaaaatataactatttataTATCTAATTTTATGAGATTAaacttttaaaagaaaaatatggtATCAAAATTtcttacataaaaataaaaaattcgatTTTTATTGAcgcaaaaataaagaattttagcataaatttaacaaaaaaatttatgtaaaaattcacacaaaataataaaaatactctTTTATGAAGAATGcattagaaatataattattcatgtaattttttttgccaatttaaatttttaaaaaaaataattttatgatataaCAAGATAAATCTCAAGTTGTTAAAAAAATTGCTGCAATATATAATAGCTCCAATGCTCTTCATAGCGGCTTCAATATCCACAATCCGGTGATTACAACTACAACTGCATCCATGACCACAACGATACTCAGCATTTTAAAATCCTGATTTGCATCATCTAATATTTTTCATTGCATGTTATACATAATCATAAAAATGTGACGTGGGCATTatcacttttattttaaaaataaaatttttattttgtaatattcATGTAAGACTATAAACAAAAATTGTATAAAAGTGATGTTATTAAATGAGTAATTAACAATATTCCCTCCTTATATATATCTTTtggttatttattaaataaataaaatatttttctagaGCATGATGTCATACATGGTGAGTGTTATTCTTGAAGTTAACATGCATGAAAGGTATAGAATCTATATCTCAATTTGTCAGGACGAGCCACCAATAATAATATCCACCAATAATAATATTTGAGCATATTAACATGGTTTTGAAAAAGTCTATGCAACCAATTCATTGTGCAGCCATCTTAGTGAACTTTTGAAatcttaaatttaaaataaaaaaaaatatatttttgcgcTCAAAAACCAAGCCTCATACCCGAATCGATAAGCTGCGATGCCGTAATCTCCCATTTCATCCCCACTCACATCGCTTCTCCCCACATTCCCTCCCTGTTGCGCATCGCGTCCCCCTCCCTGTTGCAAcctccactacaagaaaaaaagtTTTATCAGTACACTTTTTTCTtgtcacgcttttaaagcgtggccaaaagtggtcaatgacCACACTTTTTTGAAGGTGGCCAATAATTTGTGATTGGGCCACGTTTTTTTCGCCGCACTTAAAAAGCGTGGTCATAGAGAAAAATCGACACGCTTTTAGGAGGATGACCACTGATAtgagatttggccacgcttttttttgccacaCTTAAAAAGCATGACCATAGAAAAAAATCgacacgcttgaaaagcgtggctaGTTTGTCTTCCAATGGTCACCTTTTTAAAACGTGCCCAtaacgcttttgaagcgtgactTTTTGTCTGTTTTCGTCACCTTTTAAAAGCGTACCGTTTTCCtaccttattatatatatatatatatatatatatatatgtccaGAAACCCTAATTCCCTAACCTCTACCGTCACTTCCTCTATTTCAAATTCTGAAACTCAAATTTCAGATTCTCTCTCACGTCTTCTGTCACCGCTGTCCGCCACGCTCCACCCCTCTCGCCGTCACGCTCCTCCCCTCTCCCACTCTCAATCACAAATTCATAGTCCTCTACTCCTCTGCCGCGCCGTCCAGCAGTCCAGCAACTGCCGTTTTCGTCGAAGCTCCATGTCATCCAGCAGCCGCGTCTCTCAGTGTCGTCATTCGCCACGCCGTCGATCTCAACAGCCTCGTTCTTCTCAGCAATGTTGTTCGCCGTCGTTCTTAATCTCTTCGCCGTTATCAGCGTCGTGATGCTTCGTCATTCTCAGTCTCTCCGCCTCCGTCGTTGCATCTTCCAAGGTTTCTCTGGTTTCGGAGGAGTGGAGGTTGAGTCAGTTCTGGTACAGCGTGGAGACCGCGAAGACCGTAGCTAAAGAGGTCCTCAAGCTCTGCAATGGCAGCGTCATTTCTCCCGTTGCCTGCATCGCTTGCCCTACCCTCTATGCTTATCTCAAGGTAAttcattttcttcttgttttccttatttttattttgaattttggaatttcagTTAATTTTTTTCTCAATGTTCATTTGGGTACAAATGTTACTGATTTGTGATAAAAGTGCAAAGCTAATGTTTTTAATCAAATATTTAATACTTTCGATGAATatagatttttattattattagtcaCTTTATTGGGAAATAGTTTGGAAATATGCGATGTGTTAAGCTTCAAGGTCTACACTGTTTTATCTTCAATATTAATATTAGTGTAAGTGTAGTGTAGAGGATTGATTCtcttggtgaagaattgaagatgatAGTTACAACTTTAAACCTCTTTTGAGTGAAGAAATCAATGAGCAATGCCTCAGTTGTAATAATGATAAAATGTATGTTGATGTGGTTTTTTGAGttgttttaatttgtttgatGCCATTTCTGAGTTCTTGATTTTGCTTTGTCAGATATTTAAAAAATTGTCCTTTCTTGAATCTTCAGAACATGGATCCTAATGCTCCTGCACAACTTTTTGAATATGACAAACGTTTTGAGCAGTACGGATGTGATTACACATTTTATGACTACAATCACCCTGAGGAGTTGCCACTGGAGTTGAAGCATTCCTTCAAAATAGTAGTGGCAGATCCTCCTTATTTGGTGAGAGTTAAATTGATTGCTGAAATTTTATTTGCTGAAAAATGAATAAggatccatatatatatatatatattacaagtTATTTCAGTTTTGAAAACCTTGAGCTGGTTGATGATCTTATTGAGCATATGGGGCTGATTTAATCTTTCTAACAAGTCACAATAGGTAATTTTgttttgcattttcttatttctaCATTTCTTATCTGTGCTTCTTATCTATTTCTTTGCATTAAATGATTTATTTCTTTGATGAAGAGTAAAGTTCACTGGTTGCTGTGCACTTTAAttgtttctgtttttttttttctttttatttttttaatcttgcAAAAGGGTGCTAGTTCTTGAGACataatgttttttattttattttttttgctgagTAGGCATTACTCCTTATGCAAATCTCTACCACTATGACCGTCCATAAGATCTTGGGTTGAGATAAAATGGATTATTGAACCGCCAAGTAGTGTATTGAGATATAATGGATTATTGAACCGTCAATTAGTGTAAGTACCATCCTTTTTTTCTTAAGCAACAATTTTGATGGTACTTGTTACTTACGAATGCATAAAATTTGGCATAGGAATGAATTTGCAGACTATGCAGAATTCTGTTTCTAAGGCATTTGGGACAGAGTGAAGAACTGGATAACATTCAATGAATCAAGAGTGGTAGCTGCTCTTGGCTATGACAATGGCTTCTTTGCCCCTAGAAGATGCTCAAAGAAATATAGGATTAGCTCACAAAATGGATCACAAAATGCATCTGGAATGTTAAATTGATGGGTTGAAGTATATAGGATTAGATAAATTCAGTCTTGGGGTTATATGCATAATAGGTCACTGCTTGTCTGCTTATTCAAGAAAATAGTGTATTAGAAAGCTCACATTGGATCAAGGAACTGAACTTATTTGTGGAATAATGCCTATAGCATATTGGTGTGCATCaaaattattctcttcctattggTATATGCAAtttcttctttcttattttatattttgtctcaataataaaaatacaaatataaaGGCACACATACACtatgatttaaaattatatatgaattttgctagattttattagaaaaattagaaaaaaataataggtTATTGAATAAACTTATAGCCACGCTTAAAAAACGTGGCAATAACCGAAAAAATCCCTATTGGTACGCTTGTTAAGCGTAACAATAACTTTTCCTATCGGCACGCTTCAAAAGCATAGCCATATCTTCACCTATCGGCACGTTTTTGAAGGGTAGCCCAAGCCAAACTAATgggcatgctttaaaagcgtggcgatatatCCACTTTTTggcatgcttttaaagcgtagttATAGGTTAacacctatggccacgcttttaagcgtggcaagagaTATAAGCGTGGCAAAAAAGAAAGCGTGGACAAAGATCCACAAAAGCGTGTCGATAGAGCAACCGACACGCTGgcggatgtgaccctttcaaaagcgtaccgatagctcaaaaagcgtgacgaaaagctatcggcacgctttttagCACTTTttggcatgctttaaaagcgtggcaaaaagcttattttcttgtagtgctccCACTTGTGCCACTGCCGCGCATGGCATACAAACCCATAACCTGTGCCCTTACTCCTAGTGTTTTATTTGCTTGTCGATCGCACCGCTGCCCACCAGTTGTACCATTATCGCGCTGCGCCACCCCCGTTGCATCGTCAATGAATTCTTCATGGTTTTAGAAATTCTTTTTACtagttttagaatttttttaatagGTTTCGAATTTTTTTCTTTGACCAGCCAGACGGTGCTGTCACCGCCGGCAATGACAGACAGAGGGTCAGCTTGAAACTCTTGGCCATCGATCCTCTTCTCCTTCATGCTGTCGCCTTTGGACTTGTAGATCGAAGCTCGTGGTCGTCTTCTACTCTTCTCTACGTCGTGTTCGTGGTCGTGGACTTGCAGATTGAGGCGTGGTCAGTTTGAATCCTATCCTCGTCTCTATCTCGCCATTCCTCTTTCGCTGGCAGTTGAGTTTCATTCCAACTTCGTCTCTGTCTCTATCTCGCCGTTCTTCCCTCGCTTATTTAgtctttttttgttaatttttatgattttgagtttttttgtttttgtataaTTCTGGAACTGAATAATGTTTATGATTATGAGTATGCACTACTGAAATCTATGTTTGCTTCAATTTATGTTTGTTTATCTTGTTTATATTACTGATTTTGAGTTACTGAAATTTGATTGTTGAGTTATTTTCTGATTATTGAGTTGctgtttttttctattttttttgttctaAGTTAGGGTTATTGGTGGTGTGAATGTGTGATTGctgaatttgaaatttttttgcttaatttttgtttttagatTCTCTGGCCTCTGATTTTGGATTGTGAGTGTTTATTCTTAATATTGttgcttattattttattataacttTAGAgtcaattaaaaaattttatgttaatttttaataataaaatattaaaatatgaataaattacTACATAAAATATCAATGTAAAGATTTTTAAATGAACTTTTATTTAAGACAACTTCCAACATATTTCAAAAACTGAGGCTCAAATTATAATCTGTCAAAGTTtactaaaaactggtttttaccaAAAGTAACTAGGTTCtcaaattttccaaaatttaCAATCAAAGCAATTCTAAACCACATCAAACTTCAATTCACCTCAGAACTTACCCTCTTTGTCTCAATTTACCACTCTTATCAAATTTCCACTCCATCACACAATCCTCAACCCCAAATGATCAATTATCATACTAAAACCATTTGTCATCCAACACACTCATCAACCATCATTCTATCACTACTAATCATCACAATTAACATTATTCCACCCCAATATCAATCTTCAACACCATTTATCAACATAAACAACATAATTCATCACCataatcaaaatcatcaaatcatcatacatTATCATTCAACAAGTTCAACAACCAAGCCAATCCAAACCTATCATATGgatcactagcctaagtgtccagaaatattatatattacatagaggaaatcgaaaccataccttggccgattcccaatatgtgcTATACACGAAGATTTGATTCTAACAAGCCTCAATTCACCAACAAGCCCCCGATTCAAGAACCAATGCTCCAAATAAATGCCAACAATCACAACTTCAAGCTATATATACACATAATTTATAACCAATCAACCTAGGATTCATCATAATCACAATTTCACAAGGTAAAGAGTTTCCTTACTTTTTTCGATGGTGTTTGGGGCACAAACCACCAATAGCCCAACCTTAGAGACCACCTAATCaatcaaaaacacaaaaattcactcaaaaccaacatccaaaattttgaatttcctAGGGCTGCAGGAAGGAGAGAAAATTTATAAATCTTACCTACAAAAGTTAGGAGAGTAACGGGCTCAGCAAGAACTTCGcgtagtgtaacaccctaattagcctaagctttacctcgcgttgtaaagcaaaggttaatcaaaggttacaacAGTTCTAAAGCtgatacatataatatatagaagaaataatataatctagaagcccgatgaaggatatagctcaaaaactggatttgaaaagcgcaaaacataCTAGCAAAGTTActaacttaaggcacaagaaatagatacagtataacaaaagataagtatataatatcataagaaattagccacggctcgcggagtttaagctggcTAGTCATATATACAGACAAACAGGCTCCTGACAGtaaaaaaatagcttatacaagttttgttctctcaaatacaagccgcTAGGTAAAGCAAAATACaaagtgagagatgtataaacaaaataaaccaaaaagactccaaaagatatCCGGATCCTCCGCGTCTGTCACCAACcaaaacaactcaccgaggtgggttacgacctgcatctgaaaaacacaatagaaatatggtatgagaaccggagattctcagtatggtaacagtgcccagtgatataggatataagactccgggacgccaaaggcaatcctagacttcatatctatcacaagatttcaatcttaaggcataactaaaacagtaaagcatatatatataaatcttaACATAACTAAACATGGTACTATATCTTAGGGGATTTTCTAATCTAATCAAAcactgctgtcccacagccttcaccaaccgatcctccatgagatcccatcgccaccgccttccgaacctcctcaatcccagtagaaagcacaagtatatacaatgcaagtaaaacacaggtaggagcatataaggcaagtaatacaaatagcaattaggcatgttacaTAAATAGGCaaacaattacaagtcggcaaagcatacaaacagatagaaaatgcacatgatgaatgcctgccctattggctgtgatatcacattgtcggttcaactgccaacccgacacatctcaatggagatgtcgcccttcggaatcatcatatGGAACCCcggagatatagtgctcggatcactgtctaggattttgcgcctgcacgctctattgatccgaagagatgcgagcgggatactcttgcctcagacttcacatctcaacgtaagcggg is a window encoding:
- the LOC107636601 gene encoding protein-lysine N-methyltransferase n6amt2-like, with product MVSVILEVNMHESLSASVVASSKVSLVSEEWRLSQFWYSVETAKTVAKEVLKLCNGSVISPVACIACPTLYAYLKNMDPNAPAQLFEYDKRFEQYGCDYTFYDYNHPEELPLELKHSFKIVVADPPYLVRVKLIAEILFAEK